One window of the Populus trichocarpa isolate Nisqually-1 chromosome 9, P.trichocarpa_v4.1, whole genome shotgun sequence genome contains the following:
- the LOC7460069 gene encoding uncharacterized protein LOC7460069, whose product MGNKPTKQEREVVFPLAQDRQEILLKVVPPLDHAYLRWLARDLERVHGFTPGNCRAVTPPDHYTEYMRLQGWLDVNLDDPDLAHLFPGK is encoded by the coding sequence ATGGGAAACAAACCCACGAAGCAAGAAAGAGAAGTCGTGTTTCCGTTGGCCCAGGACAGGCAAGAGATTCTCTTGAAAGTTGTGCCTCCATTGGACCATGCTTATCTCCGGTGGCTTGCTCGTGATCTTGAGAGGGTTCATGGCTTTACTCCAGGAAATTGCCGGGCAGTGACGCCACCAGATCATTATACTGAATATATGCGATTGCAAGGTTGGTTGGATGTGAACTTGGATGATCCTGATCTAGCTCATTTGTTTCCAGGTAAATAG
- the LOC7460067 gene encoding probable aspartyl protease At4g16563, translating to MVSVSSSLLYCLSLLSLFPFISSSITIPLQHPQTNQIPFQDQYQKLNHLVTTSLARARHLKNPQTTPATTTTAPLFSHSYGGYSVSLSFGTPPQTLSFIMDTGSDIVWFPCTSHYLCKHCSFSSSSPSSRIQPFIPKESSSSKLLGCKNPKCSWIHHSNINCDQDCSIKSCLNQTCPPYMIFYGSGTTGGVALSETLHLHSLSKPNFLVGCSVFSSHQPAGIAGFGRGLSSLPSQLGLGKFSYCLLSHRFDDDTKKSSSLVLDMEQLDSDKKTNALVYTPFVKNPKVDNKSSFSVYYYLGLRRITVGGHHVKVPYKYLSPGEDGNGGVIIDSGTTFTFMAREAFEPLSDEFIRQIKDYRRVKEIEDAIGLRPCFNVSDAKTVSFPELRLYFKGGADVALPVENYFAFVGGEVACLTVVTDGVAGPERVGGPGMILGNFQMQNFYVEYDLRNERLGFKQEKCK from the coding sequence ATggtttctgtttcttcttctttgctcTACTGTCTGTCTCTCCTTTCCTTATTTCCCTTCATTTCTTCTTCCATAACAATCCCATTACAACATCCCCAAACAAACCAAATCCCGTTTCAAGATCAATACCAAAAGCTGAACCACCTTGTCACCACCTCCCTAGCAAGAGCCCGCCACCTCAAAAATCCCCAAACTACCCCTGCAACCACCACCACAGCCCCTCTCTTCTCTCATAGCTATGGAGGCTACTCAGTTTCTCTCAGCTTTGGCACTCCACCCCAAACCCTCTCTTTCATCATGGATACTGGAAGTGACATTGTCTGGTTCCCTTGCACCTCTCACTACCTTTGTAAGCACTGttctttctcctcctcctcaccATCATCAAGAATCCAACCTTTTATCCCTAAAGAATCCTCATCTTCCAAGCTTCTTGGATGCAAAAACCCTAAATGCTCTTGGATCCACCACTCAAACATAAACTGCGATCAAGACTGTAGTATTAAATCCTGCCTCAACCAAACTTGTCCACCTTATATGATCTTCTACGGATCAGGCACAACTGGAGGCGTTGCATTATCAGAAACTCTCCATCTCCATAGCCTATCAAAACCCAACTTCCTTGTCGGGTGCTCCGTATTCTCTTCCCACCAACCCGCGGGAATTGCTGGATTTGGTCGTGGACTTTCATCTTTACCAAGTCAACTTGGTCTAGGTAAGTTCTCTTACTGTTTACTCTCTCATAGATTCGATGATGACACCAAGAAGAGCAGCTCTTTAGTTCTCGACATGGAACAGTTAGattctgataaaaaaaccaatgccTTAGTGTACACTCCATTTGTGAAAAACCCTAAAGTTGACAACAAAAGTAGTTTCTCAGTTTATTACTATTTGGGTCTCCGGCGAATCACCGTCGGCGGCCACCATGTGAAGGTGCCTTACAAGTACTTGTCACCGGGAGAGGATGGCAATGGTGGGGTCATCATCGACTCAGGGACCACGTTCACGTTCATGGCACGTGAGGCTTTTGAGCCACTGAGTGATGAGTTTATTAGACAAATTAAGGATTACAGGAGGGTTAAGGAAATTGAGGATGCGATTGGGCTAAGGCCTTGCTTTAATGTTTCTGATGCCAAAACGGTGTCGTTTCCTGAACTGAGGCTGTATTTTAAGGGTGGTGCTGACGTGGCACTGCCGGTGGAGAATTATTTCGCATTTGTCGGTGGTGAGGTGGCGTGCTTGACTGTGGTGACGGATGGGGTGGCGGGGCCGGAGAGGGTGGGCGGGCCTGGGATGATTTTGGGGAATTTTCAGATGCAGAATTTTTACGTGGAGTATGATTTGAGGAATGAGAGATTAGGGTTCAAGCAAGAGAAATGCAAGTGA